The following coding sequences lie in one Apium graveolens cultivar Ventura chromosome 1, ASM990537v1, whole genome shotgun sequence genomic window:
- the LOC141671095 gene encoding putative clathrin assembly protein At5g35200 isoform X1, giving the protein MAAGNNGSHHIRKALYGALKDSTKVGLAKVNSENKDLDIAIVKATNHFEVQPKEKHVRTIFEALSRPKSSFAYCMQALAKRLAKTSTWTVALKTLIIIHRALREMVPPIHQELVSYSKSRVLVLNMSHFKDESTPDAWYYSSWVRHYALYLEERLESFRIVNYDVVKDSWRIKQLGIPDLLVQLPALQELLFRLLSCQPDGVTKSNSLIQYTLSIVATESVYIYVAIDAGNFKLMDKFFEMQRQDAVRALEIYRKATAQADDLSEFYKICRELEFGSGQTYIKIDHPPASFLKPMMEYVKEAPQSSVLPRKVDSDCSSMPSGDTASSTPDFRTALPHYFHHSDEASMPPRNSASSEPDSRTPHRNSASSEPNFRTHLPRSFHHSDETSTPDRYSASSAPDFRTPLPPSFHRLCKNDDADATTFTSDYTFSFPAVHEQGEHGEIKPASEVANLVDLDNCTQESSQMNDGSAPTPEIPNSDYLPSSFTFSSPSSHFPSHELELVAMPRTIGFSVDGSEVDGGLDRLTLDSIQQ; this is encoded by the exons ATGGCAGCCGGTAACAATGGTTCACATCATATCAGAAAAGCTCTTTATGGAGCTCTAAAGGATTCCACAAAAGTTGGACTAGCAAAAGTCAATAGTGAAAACAAG GACCTAGACATTGCAATTGTCAAGGCAACAAACCATTTTGAAGTACAGCCCAAGGAAAAACATGTACGAA CCATATTTGAAGCTCTTTCGAGACCAAAGTCAAGTTTTGCATATTGTATGCAGGCTCTTGCCAAGCGTCTTGCCAAAACCAGTACTTGGACT GTTGCACTGAaaactttaattattattcatcgTGCATTAAGGGAGATGGTACCTCCAATTCATCAAGAGCTGGTTAGTTATAGCAAGAGCAGAGTTCTTGTTTTAAACATGTCTCATTTCAAGGATGAATCGACCCCTGATG CATGGTATTATTCTAGTTGGGTCCGCCATTATGCTTTATACCTTGAAGAGCGCCTGGAAAgtttcagaatagtgaattatgATGTCGTCAAAGATAGCTGg AGAATAAAACAGCTTGGGATTCCAGACTTGCTAGTGCAGTTACCTGCACTACAGGAGCTTCTGTTTCGTCTTCTTTCTTGCCAG CCAGATGGAGTGACTAAATCTAATTCATTGATCCAGTATACCCTCTCAATT GTTGCCACTGaaagtgtgtatatatatgtagcAATAGATGCTGGAAATTTCAAATTGATGGACAAA TTTTTTGAGATGCAACGCCAAGACGCCGTTAGAGCACTAGAGATATATCGGAAGGCAACAGCTCAG GCAGATGATTTATCTGAATTCTATAAGATTTGCCGAGAGCTTGAATTTGGATCAGGCCAGACGTACATCAAAATTGACCAC CCCCCTGCATCTTTTTTGAAACCGATGATGGAATATGTGAAGGAGGCCCCACAATCTTCAGTTCTTCCTAGGAAAGTG GATAGTGATTGTAGTAGTATGCCTTCCGGAGATACTGCTTCTTCAACACCTGATTTCCGAACAGCTTTGCCTCATTATTTTCATCATAGCGATGAAGCAAGTATGCCTCCCAGAAACAGTGCTTCTTCAGAACCTGATTCCCGTACGCCTCACAGAAACAGtgcttcttcagaacctaattTCCGAACACATTTGCCTAGGTCTTTTCATCATAGTGATGAAACAAGTACGCCTGACAGATACAGTGCTTCTTCAGCACCTGATTTCCGAACACCTTTGCCTCCGTCTTTTCATCGTCTTTGCAAAAATGATGATGCGGATGCTACTACATTCACCTCTGATTATACATTTTCTTTCCCGGCTGTTCATGAGCAGGGTGAGCATGGTGAAATAAAGCCCGCTTCAGAAGTTGCTAATCTCGTG GATCTGGATAATTGCACTCAAGAATCATCCCAAATGAATGATGGAAGTGCCCCCACGCCTGAAATTCCAAACTCGG ACTATCTGCCGAGTTCTTTTACATTTTCCAGTCCATCATCTCATTTTCCCAGCCATGAGCTTGAACTAGTTGCAATGCCAAGAACTATTGGGTTTTCAGTTGATGGTAGTGAAGTG GATGGTGGTCTAGACAGATTGACACTTGATAGTATACAGCAGTGA
- the LOC141671095 gene encoding putative clathrin assembly protein At5g35200 isoform X2, producing the protein MAAGNNGSHHIRKALYGALKDSTKVGLAKVNSENKDLDIAIVKATNHFEVQPKEKHVRTIFEALSRPKSSFAYCMQALAKRLAKTSTWTVALKTLIIIHRALREMVPPIHQELVSYSKSRVLVLNMSHFKDESTPDAWYYSSWVRHYALYLEERLESFRIVNYDVVKDSWRIKQLGIPDLLVQLPALQELLFRLLSCQPDGVTKSNSLIQYTLSIVATESVYIYVAIDAGNFKLMDKFFEMQRQDAVRALEIYRKATAQADDLSEFYKICRELEFGSGQTYIKIDHPPASFLKPMMEYVKEAPQSSVLPRKVDSDCSSMPSGDTASSTPDFRTALPHYFHHSDEASMPPRNSASSEPDSRTPHRNSASSEPNFRTHLPRSFHHSDETSTPDRYSASSAPDFRTPLPPSFHRLCKNDDADATTFTSDYTFSFPAVHEQGEHGEIKPASEVANLVDLDNCTQESSQMNDGSAPTPEIPNSDYLPSSFTFSSPSSHFPSHELELVAMPRTIGFSVDGWWSRQIDT; encoded by the exons ATGGCAGCCGGTAACAATGGTTCACATCATATCAGAAAAGCTCTTTATGGAGCTCTAAAGGATTCCACAAAAGTTGGACTAGCAAAAGTCAATAGTGAAAACAAG GACCTAGACATTGCAATTGTCAAGGCAACAAACCATTTTGAAGTACAGCCCAAGGAAAAACATGTACGAA CCATATTTGAAGCTCTTTCGAGACCAAAGTCAAGTTTTGCATATTGTATGCAGGCTCTTGCCAAGCGTCTTGCCAAAACCAGTACTTGGACT GTTGCACTGAaaactttaattattattcatcgTGCATTAAGGGAGATGGTACCTCCAATTCATCAAGAGCTGGTTAGTTATAGCAAGAGCAGAGTTCTTGTTTTAAACATGTCTCATTTCAAGGATGAATCGACCCCTGATG CATGGTATTATTCTAGTTGGGTCCGCCATTATGCTTTATACCTTGAAGAGCGCCTGGAAAgtttcagaatagtgaattatgATGTCGTCAAAGATAGCTGg AGAATAAAACAGCTTGGGATTCCAGACTTGCTAGTGCAGTTACCTGCACTACAGGAGCTTCTGTTTCGTCTTCTTTCTTGCCAG CCAGATGGAGTGACTAAATCTAATTCATTGATCCAGTATACCCTCTCAATT GTTGCCACTGaaagtgtgtatatatatgtagcAATAGATGCTGGAAATTTCAAATTGATGGACAAA TTTTTTGAGATGCAACGCCAAGACGCCGTTAGAGCACTAGAGATATATCGGAAGGCAACAGCTCAG GCAGATGATTTATCTGAATTCTATAAGATTTGCCGAGAGCTTGAATTTGGATCAGGCCAGACGTACATCAAAATTGACCAC CCCCCTGCATCTTTTTTGAAACCGATGATGGAATATGTGAAGGAGGCCCCACAATCTTCAGTTCTTCCTAGGAAAGTG GATAGTGATTGTAGTAGTATGCCTTCCGGAGATACTGCTTCTTCAACACCTGATTTCCGAACAGCTTTGCCTCATTATTTTCATCATAGCGATGAAGCAAGTATGCCTCCCAGAAACAGTGCTTCTTCAGAACCTGATTCCCGTACGCCTCACAGAAACAGtgcttcttcagaacctaattTCCGAACACATTTGCCTAGGTCTTTTCATCATAGTGATGAAACAAGTACGCCTGACAGATACAGTGCTTCTTCAGCACCTGATTTCCGAACACCTTTGCCTCCGTCTTTTCATCGTCTTTGCAAAAATGATGATGCGGATGCTACTACATTCACCTCTGATTATACATTTTCTTTCCCGGCTGTTCATGAGCAGGGTGAGCATGGTGAAATAAAGCCCGCTTCAGAAGTTGCTAATCTCGTG GATCTGGATAATTGCACTCAAGAATCATCCCAAATGAATGATGGAAGTGCCCCCACGCCTGAAATTCCAAACTCGG ACTATCTGCCGAGTTCTTTTACATTTTCCAGTCCATCATCTCATTTTCCCAGCCATGAGCTTGAACTAGTTGCAATGCCAAGAACTATTGGGTTTTCAGTTGATG GATGGTGGTCTAGACAGATTGACACTTGA
- the LOC141671095 gene encoding putative clathrin assembly protein At5g35200 isoform X3 has product MQALAKRLAKTSTWTVALKTLIIIHRALREMVPPIHQELVSYSKSRVLVLNMSHFKDESTPDAWYYSSWVRHYALYLEERLESFRIVNYDVVKDSWRIKQLGIPDLLVQLPALQELLFRLLSCQPDGVTKSNSLIQYTLSIVATESVYIYVAIDAGNFKLMDKFFEMQRQDAVRALEIYRKATAQADDLSEFYKICRELEFGSGQTYIKIDHPPASFLKPMMEYVKEAPQSSVLPRKVDSDCSSMPSGDTASSTPDFRTALPHYFHHSDEASMPPRNSASSEPDSRTPHRNSASSEPNFRTHLPRSFHHSDETSTPDRYSASSAPDFRTPLPPSFHRLCKNDDADATTFTSDYTFSFPAVHEQGEHGEIKPASEVANLVDLDNCTQESSQMNDGSAPTPEIPNSDYLPSSFTFSSPSSHFPSHELELVAMPRTIGFSVDGSEVDGGLDRLTLDSIQQ; this is encoded by the exons ATGCAGGCTCTTGCCAAGCGTCTTGCCAAAACCAGTACTTGGACT GTTGCACTGAaaactttaattattattcatcgTGCATTAAGGGAGATGGTACCTCCAATTCATCAAGAGCTGGTTAGTTATAGCAAGAGCAGAGTTCTTGTTTTAAACATGTCTCATTTCAAGGATGAATCGACCCCTGATG CATGGTATTATTCTAGTTGGGTCCGCCATTATGCTTTATACCTTGAAGAGCGCCTGGAAAgtttcagaatagtgaattatgATGTCGTCAAAGATAGCTGg AGAATAAAACAGCTTGGGATTCCAGACTTGCTAGTGCAGTTACCTGCACTACAGGAGCTTCTGTTTCGTCTTCTTTCTTGCCAG CCAGATGGAGTGACTAAATCTAATTCATTGATCCAGTATACCCTCTCAATT GTTGCCACTGaaagtgtgtatatatatgtagcAATAGATGCTGGAAATTTCAAATTGATGGACAAA TTTTTTGAGATGCAACGCCAAGACGCCGTTAGAGCACTAGAGATATATCGGAAGGCAACAGCTCAG GCAGATGATTTATCTGAATTCTATAAGATTTGCCGAGAGCTTGAATTTGGATCAGGCCAGACGTACATCAAAATTGACCAC CCCCCTGCATCTTTTTTGAAACCGATGATGGAATATGTGAAGGAGGCCCCACAATCTTCAGTTCTTCCTAGGAAAGTG GATAGTGATTGTAGTAGTATGCCTTCCGGAGATACTGCTTCTTCAACACCTGATTTCCGAACAGCTTTGCCTCATTATTTTCATCATAGCGATGAAGCAAGTATGCCTCCCAGAAACAGTGCTTCTTCAGAACCTGATTCCCGTACGCCTCACAGAAACAGtgcttcttcagaacctaattTCCGAACACATTTGCCTAGGTCTTTTCATCATAGTGATGAAACAAGTACGCCTGACAGATACAGTGCTTCTTCAGCACCTGATTTCCGAACACCTTTGCCTCCGTCTTTTCATCGTCTTTGCAAAAATGATGATGCGGATGCTACTACATTCACCTCTGATTATACATTTTCTTTCCCGGCTGTTCATGAGCAGGGTGAGCATGGTGAAATAAAGCCCGCTTCAGAAGTTGCTAATCTCGTG GATCTGGATAATTGCACTCAAGAATCATCCCAAATGAATGATGGAAGTGCCCCCACGCCTGAAATTCCAAACTCGG ACTATCTGCCGAGTTCTTTTACATTTTCCAGTCCATCATCTCATTTTCCCAGCCATGAGCTTGAACTAGTTGCAATGCCAAGAACTATTGGGTTTTCAGTTGATGGTAGTGAAGTG GATGGTGGTCTAGACAGATTGACACTTGATAGTATACAGCAGTGA